A segment of the Amblyomma americanum isolate KBUSLIRL-KWMA chromosome 6, ASM5285725v1, whole genome shotgun sequence genome:
ACATTTCctcgaaaaaagaacaaagagcAGATAAAGTAGTTCCTCTCACATTTCTTCTCGCAGTTCTCGCACTTCTGCCAGTTCGCCCTGTTAACTTTTACATTGTGAAACCAGACGTTCATTTATGTCAGCAAACATTCAAGGTGTATGTTTATTCactaatgcttcttttttatgtaaaaaaaaatatgtcgacTGCTTGTTTTCTGCTTCTCTTTAAAGGAATAAGCGCGTACAAGGCCAGGATTCTGTCGCATGCGGCCCTAGTTCACAAATCCGCACCAGCTTGTTCATGTGGCGTTTTACTAAAATATtcacgtttttttgttttttggtacAGAGTGAGCTCCACAGCAAAGCAAAGCGTCAGGTGATGGTGCGGGGGTGGGGAAGGGAAGGGCATGACATGCCAGGCCTCATCAGGTGCAGTCAATTCACATCGGTTTTCTACCCCCACCTCCTGGCGAGTAACGCAAGACAGTAAAATACATGTGCCTCATCAAGGCGTGAAAATTAGCAGAAGCATTGTTCTTGTTCGCACGCTTTAACCAAACGACGTGCAGAAAATGGTAAAACCGCAACACATGGCATTTGTCACGAGTGTAGAAGAACAACAGCGCGTTCTAATAATTGTATCAAGCCCGATCTTTCCGTTCTGTGAAGTGGGACAACATTTGCAGACCCAAAAATGAAACAACTATCGCCGACTTTAATCCAGGCGAGCACTACGAGCACACAACTGAGCCGAACGCCAAGAGAGAATCAACGCATGGCAGATACATACTTCAGAAGCAGCCGTCTTCGAAACCACGCCTCCTCGCGACCGGTACACTATGGCATCGTACTGAGAGGAATTTATCTACTGTTAAGACTGTTAGTGGGCACATGACGACTCCCAGACGCCCGTGAAAACAAATCAACATAAATCGACTAGATACGTGATATATTTTGTGAGGTAGATTGGACGTTTTTCAGTCATTCCCAGTGTCAGTGTCCAGTGAGGCGAATTCACGACATTCCGTTTGCACCGTCTGTACTGATTACTACATGACGATGTTAACATTTTTTTTAGTGGCCTGCACTTTCCAGTCATACTAATcaagagttcccgggttcgaacccgaccgcggcggcagcgtttttatggaggaaaaatgctaaggcgcccgtgtgctgtgcgatgtcagtgcacgttaaagatgcccaggtggtcgaaattattccgcagccctccactgcggcacctctttcttcctttcttctttcactccttcctttatcccttcccttacggcgcggttcaggtgtccgccgatataggcgacagatactgcgccatttcctttcccccaaaaaacaattattattattattattattattattattattattattattattattattattattattatttccggtCAAAAGGTTCGAGGTCACAGTAAGGGTCACAGCTTTGTAAAGATAAAGGGGATGCGAATGTGCGACTTTCATCCAGCGTTCGACGATAGCTTGTTTCTCATTTTCTGGAAACTGTTGCGATAATAACAAGTTATTTGTTGGATAAAAACAAATTCTTTATTTTAACTTGATTCGAGGCCCTCGATTGGACCTTTCCCACAACTCGGGCTAGCTGCACAAAATGAACCATTGCTAATTGTTCTTAATTGGCAACGTGCCAAATTTTAAGTTTTAGCGACGCCAACAAAATTTTGATATTTTGTTAGCGCTGCTAAATTTTGAATTTGAGAATTAAAGGTAAAACACTGGTCGGATTCGTCTAAcagaccctgaaaaagaaaaatgtaaccAGTTTGTACAACCTACCTTTCGCCACAGGCAGCGGCTAAAGGTCGTTGGACGGATTAGACACGTCGTTTTCTCGTGTACATTGGACGGATCCCGTCAGTGTATCTTTCTTTAACTCTGAGGGCTAAATGTACAGTCATGGAAAAAAGGCTGCGGGACGTGAGTTCGCAGAAAATAAACTATTTCTATGCGATCGAACGAAGGAGGTCAAGTCAACAAATATCATTGAAGCAAAAGGGAACAAGCATGCTCCATAATCTAAACTAAGTGCCGGCAGACTGACCAGCGAGATAGCATAGAAATTATTTACCATGAGTCCGCATCTCGCAAACTTTTGTATATCACTGTACAACTGGCGGACCCCGTACatattttaaggcgtaagcctttcttggctcctAAGTGGCGTGGGCGGAAGCCGCAGACGAAAGTTTGTAGATGCAAgtttgtagacggaagttgtccgcacgaactctCAATCACAAGGTTTAGGGTAAATAAAATAATAAGTAAAAGTTGATTAGGCAACAGTTGATAAGCAACTGAAATAAATaagtaataaaataaaataagaatagaacaaataaataaataaaaaagtcagtaaaataaaaataatagaaCAAAACgcgaaaatacaaaataaacaaacaaaaataaaaattatcaatgaaaaacaaaacacagaaaaaaagaaaacaaagggagAAAGCGGACCGGGAAAGGCTTTCCCATTTCCGCAGACTGAAGGGCAATACTAAAATTTTTTCTAGGGTACGTATGACGGAGCTAATCATGGTTTGAATTTCAAATTCAGAGATATCTCACAAAATATTTTCTCCGCACGTTCGGTATTAAGGGTATACGTGTCCATGTGTGTCCGACCAATATCGATTGTGATCGCATACTGCGGCTTGCGCACTCTTCGAGCACGGCCGCTTGTGAACTATACCCGGGACACTTTTGTTTCTCGCTCGGCAGTCTGCTTAATTTTGCCTTTGGTGACCCTAGGATTTCCTTTTGATGATTTCTGAATGAAGCGGTTTCGTCCTCCTCGACCTTTGGATTACCATTTACTTAGGTAGTTATATAATAGAATATAGAGCATTACAAGCTATATGTAGTCATAGCTTTGATTCAAGAATATTTACCCACTGCCTGAGATGGGGCGACTGGCGTCCATTCGCGCAAGCAGTGTTTTCTGCTCTGCGCATGACACACACCATTCCTGCAGGTTGTATAATTCTCCCACGTCGTTTGGTTGGAGCGTGAGAACTGCGAAATTGCTCCTGGTTATTTCCATGTAAACATGGTTACCATTACCATTACCAAATGACAATACTTATAACCAAATAACCAAAAGACCTCATGGTTATTTCCATGCGGTACTTTAGTGCCTTGAGCGGAAGCCCGCCTCGTGAATCTCTCCAGTCCCGCGTGCTGCAGCCACGTGGCGGCGTCTCATCGGGCTCAAGCTcggacaaagggggggggggggggggtcgctttGTGACCTTTGTGGAAGTGCTCGAATGTGTGTGTTTCAGTGCGTCTGCACATAAACAAGCATGTGCACTTGTCATCGCGGATTATGCGCTCAGTGCCGTGGCTTTTTTGCCCAGATGCAAAAGCAATTGCCTGACGAGAGAACGAGATGTTTCGCATTTGCTGCAAATAAGTGAACTCCCCTTGTCGATATTCCAGCATGGAAGCTCGCAGCTCCTTGAAAGTCGTCATTTCCGCGTGTAACCGTTTGCATGCTTCGTGACAAAGAGCGCACAGGAATAATCACTTGAATACGTGGGACGTATAATCCAAGAATATCGAAAAAATATCCCTTCCAGTTTTTCTTGGAATGACTTTATTCTTCGAGCATCATGtgtgcacagaaaacaaatacaaaataaaataaaggctATGATACTAGCTTTACTTTTATTCAAAGCGCCGTTGTTATAGTGAGGGCCTAACTTTCTCTTCCTACCGTGCGTGGAGAAAAGGTAGAGTTTCTGGACACGAATTCTATATAGCAAACTGTGACTTTCTTAGTGTGACCTACGACTGTACGCACATCAATTCATTCATACCCACGCATACATGAAATCTGAATGGACTCGCACAGGTTTGTCGTAATGAATAGCAAGCACTCAACGCCAGAAAAGGCCCGATCGGACACATGGAGCGCCGTAAACGACGAGACGGAGAGAAAGTGGCTGGGCActgtcgacggcggcgccatctgtcgtCAGGGCTTGAAGTTGACGGGGTAGACGGGCACGAAACGCTGGTAGTACCAGGGCGGCGGGAACACGTTGTCCTGCGGGTACACGTACCCCTGGCGGTCCTCCTTGCGGAAGATGCACCGGCCACGCCAGCAGGTCAGTGAACCACAGCAAGGGTAGCTACGCTGAATGCCGCACTGCACGCAACACGCACGTGTCATATTAGGCGCGTAGGCTGAGCAGGCTTGCCACTCAAAGCTTAGTGTTTCACCCTTTCCCTAGCGTTGGAAATGTGGCAGTATTTAGTGTGGTTTTcgtaattttttttgcttcagaaCTATTTGgtttaaaatttaatgcaatgCACCAAAACGAAGAAGATTAAATATACTTTTCAAAAGTGTGAGCTTCATCAAATTTGTATGTTATCAGATTTCATTCGCGAAATTAAGGTACATGGATTAAATCTGGACAAAACTTTGAAAGACAGGTACTAAAGAAGAAAAGATTTCAATAAATTTTCGAATAAGGAGTCTGCCTATCCAATCGAAAATGCTTCCGAAAAAGTGCAACTTCCAGCTCGTACAATTCTCCCGGCTATAAGACAAATTTAGGCCCTATAGTTGGGCACGCCATTCGACAGAACAGTCGGGTGAACCATTTCCAGCGCACGTGGTATAAAATCCTGCCCAAATGGTGTTGAAACTCTACAAATGAGACATAGCATCGGCAACGTCAATACCCATTTCAAAACAGCCGCTGAGCTTAGCAAAACTAGCCGAAGCGTTCTCGCCGATCGATGTTTTGGGGCTGGTTACTCctgccttctttgccctggggaTCAAAATCGAACGATCAGATAGCATCCTTTGAGTCACTGCTGCCTAGATCGTCTACAAGATCAGCCGCGGACGCAGATGAATAACGATATTTGCCGCGTTTCGGGGAGTGCGTTACGCTGCGGAGGCAGCCATTTTTTAACGCTCCGGTGTTTTCGTAAAGTGGTTCAAAAATCGCAGgcacgcggaaaaaaaaaagttatattgAAGAAGAAACTAAACAGTTGTGTTCTAGATGAAACGCAGATCGACATCATTTTTAAGAAAGATGAGAAAGGGTTTGAAATTGACGTTCGTATTCATTGTTAGTGGGCTAGTGATGGTCAATGGGCGCGGTAAAGTGAGTGTTTAAGCACTTGCCTGCAAAAGTATATGCTTTTTTCGGCTTTTTGCTTGCTTAGTATGATGAAAAGTTGGAAGAAAATTTTCCTCGCCAGGGTGCCGTCCTAAAACTTTCGATGGTTGACCCTTCTGCCAAATGATCTTGAATTTTAATGCTCACGGACCCCATGGGGTCGTAATACTGCAGCGTTGAATTCAAAGCCGTAACCGGGAATGTGCTGCGCTGTAGGAGACAGCTTGTGTGAGAAGCGCGGAAAGAAGCAAGACCGTTGAGCTCTTTCAGTGACAAGCACGGAGAGAACGGAGGCGTAAAATCCGTAGCACCGGATACGCATGAGCAAGCATAAGCAAAAACAACACATTGTCACCAGCGATAAAatcaaagagaaagaaaaataaagaaacgtGAAAAAAATCGACAAAAGTCATGAGAAATTTGTTCACGCCTGACACAGCTGCAAGAAACACTGAATCAGATGATATCGCATTCTTCCTGCTGCAGCCGCTAGTTTCTTCCTGTGCATCTGCTGAAGTTCCTCACAAGCGAGAGTGTCGACTCATTCTGCTATGTTGGCTTGCTTTACGCAAAGAAACCCGTTcgtttcactcactcactcactcactcactcactcactcactcactcactcactcactcactcactcactcactcactcactcactcactcactcactcactcactcactcactgcctcacttactcactcatcactcactcactcactcactgcctcattccctcactccctccctccctcactcactcactcactgcctcactcactcacacactccttGTACCTATTAATCAGTGGTCGCTTTAGATAATGAGTACATGCTTGCAAAAACTCGCCCTGAAGCTATTTGCGTCTATAAGAAACGACGAGTGATTGCACAAATATGTCAGAGAAAGTTGTGAAGTTTCTACGAGGAATAAGTTACTCTGTGCAAGGTACATGACGCGCATGCTCGAATATATTTCGCTATTCGTAAGGCTATGAACAGGTAAGGTAGTGGACACTAAAAAGAAGTTTCGTGCTTAGCCACGTTTTCTCCGTCTCTACGGGTTTAGGTGAAAGGTTTTGTCATTCAAAGCTCCCAGACTCCAGGAATGCGCGCATCAGCTCTCTGTTTCTCTGCACGAACCTCTTGATACCAGGACCTGCAGGCGGGTCCTCCGGGCGGGAACTGCCCTTCAGCGGTGCGCCACAGGACGACCAGTAGGAAGCAGGCAGCTAGGAGAGCCACCCTTCTTGTACCGTCTGCACAGACAGAAAACGCGCAAGCGATTATGTTTACATTATCACCGATAAGGCACAGTGGCAAAAAATATCAAGTTTAGAGCGAAAACTACCATAATTCAGGACTTGGAATTCAGTAGTCATCATAAATACCTCTTTGTACTGGTTCGATACCTTCCAAGAGCTTATTTTCCCTCTATATCATGAGTATAATACGTACACGGTACGAAAAAGGCCTCTCCAGTATCCCTCCCTTTAACTCTGTCCTTATCACCCTGCATAATCCTCGCAATCTCATTCTGCCACTTGACTCTCGCCACCCCCGGCTACGTATTGCCTTCCTTTGGAATCAACTGTGTGACCCTAAGTGATAGTCGGCAATCTTCCCTTGGCATTATACCGGGTGTTTCTTTTAGAAggcccaaattaaaaaaaaaagaacgcgaaaaaatcgcgttttagaaattccaAAAACTCATACGGTTATTACCAACGGCCGaccacaaatctctaattgcaatcaggtgcctattggtagtGGTTTAAAAAGTTATCTAATAGAATTTAGGCAATACTTCACTAGTTAACTCGGTTCGTCTGtgtttgacgtccgccaacactggtattacaatGCCACAAAAAGCTTCTATTTACCTCGAAAACCTTCTTTTTAAAAATCTATGACcatctaaaaaaaaattggcggtggtgtagctctggttaagcctggagtgacgcaatagctatagctggccgagtggaacttgttcacgtgaccaaccacgtgatcagccacggcgccgtcagctgctccacaccaagacctactgaactagagaccttcacatttggcactgctccaccgcgcaccttctagttcatgccttttgccgctaggaagggcagctacgggcggcggGGCGCTACAGTTAACCTTTTCATCAAGATGGcgtcggttattttacttcaaggatgtaatagttaTGTCATGTGTCTACGTTTTGAGCATTCATCATTTATCCATTGtcttagcaaagatgccagaaagtctcacgcatgcatgcgcgaaaactgAATATTCAGcgctaggatttaaagaaatgtcatGTTTGaatcgttcattactaggtttcaaaatattAAGACAGGACAAaagcacagggaggcagtgagaggagagaaatcatttgtcgaaagcagacgatgatgatgatcctgACAGACTAACAGGTCAATCGAGCGCCCTctacggccaaaaagttaacgaaatttggcgcacgcagtcccataggaccccgccaaatgtgcagatatctagttcagtaggtcttgcttcgcaccacgtgaccaacgacgtgacagtgtggcggcacagccacagggtggcgcgtcgccacgctgatggctcgaaatgctaccgtaatatagctatcgctacaaaactctcGTAATATGCCCCTTCTCACGTCGCTTTCTTGATTTCAGCAAGGCTATTTTTACAGCTGGGGCACAAGGCACATTCCAGACGTGGAACACAAGAGAACAATCATGGCATTGCTACATTGTAGTACGTGGCAATATCACTGACTAGCTTCTGTTCCTTAATCCAGACTGCTCTCTTCTTgcctgttaacgttacacctataattttcctttccatacctcgctgtgTTGTCTTCAATTTAACTTCAAGACTTTTCGTTACTCTCCACATTTCTTCTGCCCCATCGGTGAATGGTGGCAATTTAAGGTACGACATCTAGGGGAAGAGGTATATTCTTTCCTCTTTAGGGACACTGGtgaactgctattcatgacctgagagtatCTGCCAGATTCACTCCAACCCAACCTTATTCTTCTATTTCACTGTCAAGCTCCGGATCTGCCTAATCAGTAAACGCATACTCTTTTACAGCTCCCACTGCTTCGTTGCGTATGGTAAGCTGTTTCTTCCCCAGACTACTGAacatttcttcagtttttttttatattagtGTGGAGATCCACCATTCAGTTTGTGATCCTTTATTTAATTCCTTTTTTTCTCATCAGGATATCCGATCCCTCGGTATCACTAGATATGCCCTTAACGTAATGATTATTTTGGCGACCTTGGCTACATTACCTATCTTATTTATTTTGCTAATAATGATGTCCTCCTTGTCGCTTAATGCGTACACTTGCCTTTTGGCCCTGTTTAGTTTCCTCTTTaccgcttttaggctgcctccgttctttagagcgcGTGCTCGATGCTCTCCATAGTATACTTACTTATTTCTCTTACCTTACGATTATTGATCAGCTTTAACGGTTCTGCCAATTCTACTCTatctttcatgctttggcgtttcttgatCAGACTTTTTGTCTGCTGTGAAAGCTTGCTAGTATCCTGCCTAGCTGCCCCATTCTGTAGTTCTATTGCGCTCTCCGTGACTCCTCAGCTGGTTGGCAATATTATCGTTAAACTATTATACACTGAGGTTTTCGTCATCGCTTAAAGCGAACTATCTGTTCTCGGGCAAGATCTTGAGTCCGCCTGCTTTACCTCTTACCGCTAAATCGCTAATGTGCTTCTTCCTCACTGGTTTGGTCCAAtccttcttcaagtctaggctaattctagacctcacCGTCCTTTAGCTGCTAGATCTCACGTTGCGTCTCACCGCTTCGCATGCGCGAGGCGCGGTGTTCCTAGTCCTAGTCCTCCATATAGAAAAtaataaaattccaacaaggaagaGCGCCAGGCAACCTCTCAAAAACTATTCACCGTGTGCTTACAGGAAGTATTCAGAGAATTGAATGGGAAAGAGTTGGGGGATAAAAGTTAACGGATAATTTCTTAGCAATCTGCGGTTCGCAGATCCCTCTGAATAACTGAGGGGACGAGTTAAAAAGCATGATAAATGACCCAGACAAGCGAAACCCAACAGTGGGCAGAAGAATTAACAACAAACTAAAGTAGTGTTTAACAGTCCCGGAAGGGAATAGCAGTTTACAATAGGCAGCGAAGCGTTGGACATCGTAAGAAAATACTACATATATTTAGTGCAGATGTTGCCGCAGATCTGGACCATGAGAgtaaaataactagaaggacTAAGA
Coding sequences within it:
- the LOC144093632 gene encoding uncharacterized protein LOC144093632 isoform X1, which encodes MEPTLTDKNQDGTRRVALLAACFLLVVLWRTAEGQFPPGGPACRSWYQECGIQRSYPCCGSLTCWRGRCIFRKEDRQGYVYPQDNVFPPPWYYQRFVPVYPVNFKP
- the LOC144093632 gene encoding uncharacterized protein LOC144093632 isoform X3, whose amino-acid sequence is MADGTRRVALLAACFLLVVLWRTAEGQFPPGGPACRSWYQECGIQRSYPCCGSLTCWRGRCIFRKEDRQGYVYPQDNVFPPPWYYQRFVPVYPVNFKP
- the LOC144093632 gene encoding uncharacterized protein LOC144093632 isoform X2 → MRHGTRRVALLAACFLLVVLWRTAEGQFPPGGPACRSWYQECGIQRSYPCCGSLTCWRGRCIFRKEDRQGYVYPQDNVFPPPWYYQRFVPVYPVNFKP